One window from the genome of Cucumis melo cultivar AY chromosome 12, USDA_Cmelo_AY_1.0, whole genome shotgun sequence encodes:
- the LOC103488123 gene encoding uncharacterized protein LOC103488123 has protein sequence MVEGSISSHLDIGPESKEQVDGLTREDIAWVDSCLIKEIPDISDGNWNHVKDALLEILDLYPQGFESSLARSDNVPGSSNGDIDVDMLPSNNVKEPTFSSRDSDDLMNETRTALEDHPMNDTGIASEDPQKHDNIDTSLPLTLIKNPFLPTYKEEVEGNDENDQAGIGHELSEIGSESPINDIFHVWDLNFPPVEDELMEQLNKALTENSVESVPSMDSNLGVLKDLKEDLLDDLINSISDLSLEQTKY, from the coding sequence ATGGTTGAAGGGTCTATTTCTTCTCATCTCGACATTGGACCAGAATCTAAAGAGCAAGTCGATGGTCTTACTCGTGAAGATATTGCTTGGGTTGATTCTTGTCTGATTAAAGAGATACCAGATATTTCAGATGGCAATTGGAACCACGTAAAGGATGCCTTATTAGAAATCCTTGATCTTTATCCTCAAGGTTTTGAATCTTCTCTTGCTCGGAGCGATAACGTTCCAGGATCTAGTAACGGCGACATCGACGTAGACATGCTTCCCTCTAACAATGTGAAGGAGCCTACATTTTCCTCAAGAGATAGTGATGATCTTATGAACGAAACAAGAACGGCATTGGAAGATCATCCTATGAATGATACGGGAATAGCTTCGGAAGATCCCCAAAAGCACGACAACATCGATACTTCTCTGCCTTTAACTCTTATCAAGAATCCATTTCTACCCACTTACAAAGAGGAAGTAGAAGGGAATGATGAGAATGATCAAGCTGGAATTGGGCATGAATTGTCAGAAATTGGATCTGAGTCGCCAATCAATGATATTTTCCATGTCTGGGATTTGAACTTTCCTCCAGTCGAGGACGAGCTCATGGAGCAGCTGAACAAAGCCCTTACCGAAAATTCTGTTGAATCAGTCCCTTCAATGGACAGTAATCTTGGTGTGTTGAAAGACTTGAAGGAAGATTTACTTGATGACTTGATCAATAGCATTTCTGACCTATCTTTGGAACAGACTAAATATTAG